A single window of Archangium gephyra DNA harbors:
- a CDS encoding ADP-ribosylglycohydrolase family protein, protein MPPPRRPIAPGPDPHPSLRGRGALLGLAVGDALGCPLKARLLPAPPFPQLADGPHRALKGGGAFELRRGQVGESGQMASCLGVGLRELGTYDADQQLRRYLAWQGHAVGMSEYMTEMLAEVAESGLPKATAGRRMWLKGMRRVAHNGSLARTAPLGVFFHEDTQARVQASLADSALTHFDPRCQLACAAFNGSIAHALNAGEQLKKEDLVTAAMSGLTVGSAILGRSAADYVQEVTAATHTLKEDLAAAQQDDPMLYWPDLHMHRKQDHVRVAFRLAYWEVLHAPSFEAGLLDVINRGGDADVNGAVAGALLGAFHGEDAIPSEWRHGVLEALGPGSGPLGSLYHPRQLLPLAPE, encoded by the coding sequence ATGCCGCCCCCACGCCGACCCATCGCCCCTGGACCCGACCCCCACCCGAGCCTGCGTGGCCGAGGCGCGCTGCTGGGGCTCGCCGTGGGAGATGCGCTCGGCTGCCCCTTGAAGGCCCGGCTCCTCCCCGCCCCTCCCTTCCCCCAGCTGGCGGACGGTCCCCACCGGGCCCTCAAGGGAGGCGGCGCCTTCGAGCTGCGCAGGGGCCAGGTGGGTGAGAGCGGGCAGATGGCGAGCTGCCTGGGCGTGGGCCTGCGCGAGCTGGGGACGTACGACGCGGACCAGCAGCTGCGCCGCTACCTCGCCTGGCAGGGGCACGCCGTCGGCATGAGCGAGTACATGACCGAGATGCTGGCGGAAGTGGCCGAGTCCGGCCTGCCCAAGGCGACGGCCGGGCGGCGCATGTGGCTGAAGGGCATGCGGCGCGTGGCCCACAACGGCAGTCTGGCGCGCACCGCTCCGCTGGGCGTCTTCTTCCATGAGGACACCCAGGCCCGCGTCCAGGCCTCGCTCGCGGACTCCGCGCTCACGCACTTCGACCCGCGCTGCCAGCTGGCATGCGCCGCCTTCAACGGCTCCATCGCGCACGCCCTCAACGCGGGCGAGCAGCTGAAGAAGGAGGACCTCGTCACCGCCGCGATGAGTGGACTGACGGTGGGCAGCGCGATCCTCGGCCGCTCGGCGGCCGACTACGTCCAGGAAGTCACGGCCGCCACCCACACCCTCAAGGAGGACCTGGCCGCGGCCCAACAGGACGACCCGATGCTCTACTGGCCGGACCTGCACATGCACCGGAAGCAGGACCATGTGCGGGTGGCCTTCCGGCTGGCCTACTGGGAGGTGCTGCATGCTCCCAGCTTCGAAGCCGGGCTGCTGGACGTCATCAACCGGGGTGGCGACGCGGACGTGAACGGGGCCGTCGCCGGAGCACTCCTGGGTGCATTCCACGGCGAGGACGCCATCCCGTCCGAGTGGCGGCACGGCGTGCTGGAGGCGTTGGGCCCCGGCTCGGGGCCGCTCGGCTCGCTCTACCACCCCCGCCAGCTGCTGCCGCTGGCGCCGGAGTGA
- the eno gene encoding phosphopyruvate hydratase — protein sequence MTEIAQIVAREVLDSRGNPTVEAEVFLAGGAKGRAAVPSGASTGEHEALELRDGEKERYLGKGVRKAVTHIMDTIAPELVGMDAADQYAVDQQMLEMDGTPTKSKLGANSILAVSMATARAAADAFGIPFYRYVGGAQARTLPVPLMNILNGGAHADTRVDVQEFMVVPAGAPSFSEGLRWGAEVFHALKKILKGRKLATGVGDEGGYAPDLPANEEALKLIMEAISAAGFKAGEQMFLALDVAASEFFDKGSKKYRLKGEGKEFDGKGMLDYYQQLVSRYPIVSIEDGMAEDDWEGWKGLSDALGEKIQLVGDDLFVTNVERLGRGIQGGVANSILVKVNQIGSLTETFDAVRMAHKAGYTSVMSHRSGETEDTTIADLAVALDCGQIKTGSASRSDRVAKYNQLLRIEQELGAGARYAGKRAIKGLK from the coding sequence ATGACCGAGATTGCTCAAATCGTGGCGCGTGAAGTGCTCGACTCCCGCGGCAACCCCACCGTGGAGGCCGAGGTTTTCCTGGCGGGTGGGGCCAAGGGCCGTGCGGCGGTACCCTCCGGTGCTTCCACCGGTGAGCACGAGGCGCTCGAGCTGCGGGACGGCGAGAAGGAGCGCTACCTGGGCAAGGGCGTGCGCAAGGCCGTCACCCACATCATGGACACCATCGCCCCCGAGCTGGTGGGCATGGACGCGGCGGACCAGTACGCGGTGGACCAGCAGATGCTGGAGATGGATGGCACGCCCACCAAGAGCAAGCTGGGCGCCAACTCCATCCTCGCGGTGTCCATGGCCACGGCGCGCGCGGCGGCGGATGCCTTCGGCATTCCCTTCTACCGCTACGTGGGCGGTGCCCAGGCGCGCACCCTGCCGGTGCCGCTGATGAACATCCTCAACGGTGGCGCCCATGCCGACACCCGCGTGGACGTGCAGGAGTTCATGGTGGTGCCCGCGGGCGCTCCCTCCTTCTCCGAGGGCCTGCGCTGGGGCGCCGAGGTCTTCCACGCGCTGAAGAAGATCCTCAAGGGCCGCAAGCTGGCCACCGGCGTGGGCGACGAGGGCGGCTATGCCCCGGACCTGCCGGCCAACGAGGAGGCCCTCAAGCTCATCATGGAGGCCATCTCCGCGGCGGGCTTCAAGGCCGGCGAGCAGATGTTCCTCGCGCTGGACGTGGCCGCCAGCGAGTTCTTCGACAAGGGCTCGAAGAAGTACCGCCTCAAGGGCGAGGGCAAGGAGTTCGACGGCAAGGGCATGCTGGACTACTACCAGCAGCTCGTGTCGCGCTACCCCATCGTCTCCATCGAGGACGGCATGGCCGAGGACGACTGGGAGGGCTGGAAGGGCCTCTCCGACGCGCTCGGCGAGAAGATCCAGCTGGTGGGGGATGATCTCTTCGTCACCAACGTGGAGCGCCTGGGCCGCGGCATCCAGGGCGGCGTGGCCAACTCCATCCTGGTGAAGGTGAACCAGATCGGCAGCCTCACGGAGACGTTCGACGCGGTGCGCATGGCCCACAAGGCCGGCTACACCTCGGTGATGAGCCACCGCTCGGGCGAGACCGAGGACACCACCATCGCGGACCTGGCCGTGGCGCTCGACTGCGGGCAGATCAAGACGGGCTCGGCGTCGCGCTCGGACCGCGTCGCCAAGTACAACCAGCTGCTGCGCATCGAGCAGGAGCTGGGTGCCGGTGCGCGCTACGCGGGCAAGCGGGCCATCAAGGGCCTGAAGTAA
- the surE gene encoding 5'/3'-nucleotidase SurE: protein MADKKPRILVSNDDGYFSEGLRALVDAVSPLGEVWVVAPDREQSATSHSISLNRPLRITEVREHWFAVDGTPADSAYLAIHHLMKDDRPRIMVSGINHGANLADDVNYSGTVAAAREAALLGIPSIAFSLVSRAPFDFQHGARFARSLVAAALAQPKLPARMLLSVNIPRGEPTGYAITRLGRHSYGYDVVEKEDPRGRKYYWIGGSTYEHEDIPGSDCNAVHQERRISVTPLNFELTDTGALAALGDWNLEGFPRRDVGTGGD from the coding sequence GTGGCCGACAAGAAACCTCGCATCCTGGTCTCCAACGACGACGGCTACTTCTCCGAGGGCCTGCGGGCCCTGGTGGACGCGGTGAGCCCGTTGGGGGAGGTGTGGGTGGTGGCGCCGGATCGCGAGCAGAGCGCGACCTCGCACTCCATCTCCCTCAACCGCCCCCTGCGCATCACCGAGGTCCGTGAGCACTGGTTCGCCGTGGATGGCACCCCGGCGGACAGCGCTTATCTGGCGATCCATCACCTCATGAAGGATGATCGCCCGCGGATCATGGTGTCCGGCATCAATCACGGGGCCAACCTGGCCGACGACGTCAACTACTCGGGAACGGTGGCGGCTGCCCGGGAGGCGGCGCTGCTGGGCATCCCGTCCATCGCCTTCAGCCTGGTGTCGCGCGCGCCGTTCGACTTCCAGCACGGGGCGCGCTTCGCCCGCTCGCTGGTGGCGGCGGCGCTCGCCCAGCCCAAGCTGCCGGCCCGGATGCTGCTCAGCGTCAACATCCCCCGGGGCGAGCCCACGGGCTACGCCATCACCCGTCTGGGCCGTCACTCGTACGGCTACGACGTGGTGGAGAAGGAAGATCCGCGCGGCCGCAAGTACTACTGGATTGGCGGCAGCACCTACGAGCACGAGGACATCCCCGGCAGCGACTGCAACGCCGTGCACCAGGAGCGCCGCATCTCGGTGACGCCCCTCAACTTCGAGCTCACCGACACCGGGGCCCTGGCGGCTCTGGGGGATTGGAACCTCGAGGGCTTCCCACGCCGCGACGTGGGCACGGGAGGCGACTGA
- a CDS encoding peptidoglycan DD-metalloendopeptidase family protein, with protein MAGASPARAAGLLLLALLATTGCAVAPGVTRPTPDSPAAPVPESPPMELGELREPHPEPELVSVRHTVAPGETMYRISRTYGITVEELSEANGISDPRTLVVGQELLIPGFEKPVRVATESSPTPEPERERPVPGSKPPASGSPARPPVVITAPSRPTPRPPAPAAPSRPVPETKGLLDWPLRGVLYARFGKKGREPHDGIDLAAPAGTPVKTAQEGSVLYAGEQRGYGLIVIIQHSEHLITLYAHNRDLRVRTGQKVRRGQVIATVGESGKTSGPQLHLEVRVGGKPVDPLDYLGPLPSS; from the coding sequence GTGGCGGGCGCCAGTCCAGCGCGGGCAGCGGGGTTGCTGCTGCTCGCGCTGCTCGCCACCACCGGCTGCGCGGTGGCGCCGGGCGTCACCCGTCCCACCCCTGATTCCCCTGCCGCGCCGGTTCCCGAGTCGCCTCCCATGGAGCTCGGAGAGCTGCGCGAGCCCCACCCGGAGCCGGAGCTCGTCTCCGTCCGGCACACCGTGGCCCCGGGCGAGACGATGTACCGGATCTCCCGCACCTACGGCATCACCGTGGAGGAGCTGTCCGAGGCCAATGGCATCTCCGACCCGCGCACCCTCGTCGTGGGCCAGGAGCTGCTCATCCCCGGCTTCGAGAAGCCGGTGCGGGTGGCCACCGAGTCCTCTCCCACGCCGGAGCCCGAGAGGGAGCGGCCGGTGCCGGGCTCGAAGCCTCCCGCGTCCGGGAGCCCGGCCAGGCCGCCCGTCGTCATCACGGCGCCGTCACGTCCGACTCCCCGGCCCCCGGCCCCCGCGGCGCCTTCCCGCCCCGTGCCGGAGACGAAGGGACTGCTGGACTGGCCCTTGCGCGGGGTGCTGTACGCCCGCTTCGGGAAGAAGGGCCGCGAGCCGCATGATGGCATCGACCTGGCGGCGCCCGCGGGCACGCCGGTGAAGACCGCCCAGGAAGGCTCCGTGCTGTACGCGGGCGAGCAGCGCGGCTACGGGCTCATCGTCATCATCCAGCACTCGGAACACCTCATCACGCTCTACGCGCACAACCGCGATCTGCGCGTGCGCACCGGCCAGAAGGTGCGGCGCGGCCAGGTCATCGCCACCGTGGGGGAGTCCGGCAAGACGAGCGGCCCGCAGCTGCACCTGGAGGTGCGTGTCGGCGGCAAGCCGGTGGATCCGCTCGACTATCTGGGTCCGCTGCCCTCGTCGTGA
- a CDS encoding glycoside hydrolase family 1 protein gives MSLLHAAKIALGSLVKAPHPPAPSRSALAPLPPTRQVLPSGFLLGAATASHQVEGGNDNDWSEWEKGSYPDGKPHIKHGDVSGAACDSWNRFAGDVALLRELGANAYRLSVEWSRLEPEEGTWNEAAADRYLEWMRMLRAQGIQPMVTLSHFTLPRWVAAQGGWANEKTVEWIAAYTRRVARKLGSEVDLWCTLNEPNVLMTFGYMKGEWPPGLKDGKLGLQVLARQIRAHARMARELREHDTVDADGDGHATRVGIAHHVRIFQPATRSPMDRVMAGFTDRLFNQLLVDVHRTGRIQMSVPGMADMDEAVPDLKGSYDYLGLNYYSRDMVRADFSSPTLSRQYVAEGRPVNDLGWDVYPEGLYQALKRYGRAGLPIYITENGMADGKGDRRPGFLREHFEALVRAAHEGVDVRGYFHWSLLDNFEWAEGYEPRFGLYRVDYGNPDRPRVPTAAVATFQELARGLGLSPQARTDDAA, from the coding sequence ATGAGCCTGCTCCACGCCGCGAAGATCGCCCTCGGTTCCCTGGTCAAGGCGCCCCATCCGCCGGCCCCTTCGAGGTCCGCGCTGGCGCCCCTGCCTCCCACGCGGCAGGTGCTGCCATCCGGCTTCCTGCTGGGCGCCGCCACCGCGAGCCACCAGGTGGAGGGGGGCAACGACAACGACTGGTCCGAGTGGGAGAAGGGCTCGTACCCGGACGGCAAGCCCCACATCAAGCACGGGGACGTGTCCGGGGCGGCGTGTGACTCGTGGAACCGCTTCGCCGGTGACGTGGCGCTGCTGCGCGAGCTGGGGGCCAATGCCTACCGGCTGTCCGTGGAGTGGAGCCGGCTCGAGCCCGAGGAGGGCACGTGGAACGAGGCGGCGGCGGACCGGTACCTGGAGTGGATGCGGATGCTGCGCGCCCAGGGCATCCAGCCCATGGTGACGCTCAGCCACTTCACCCTGCCGCGCTGGGTGGCCGCCCAGGGCGGATGGGCCAACGAGAAGACGGTGGAGTGGATCGCCGCCTATACCCGCCGGGTGGCCCGCAAGCTGGGCTCCGAGGTGGACCTGTGGTGCACCCTCAACGAGCCCAACGTGCTGATGACGTTCGGCTACATGAAGGGGGAGTGGCCGCCGGGCCTGAAGGACGGGAAGCTGGGGCTGCAGGTGCTGGCACGGCAGATCCGCGCCCACGCGCGCATGGCTCGGGAGCTGCGCGAGCACGACACGGTGGACGCGGATGGGGACGGCCACGCCACGCGGGTGGGCATCGCGCACCACGTGCGCATCTTCCAACCGGCCACGCGCTCGCCCATGGACCGGGTGATGGCGGGCTTCACGGATCGCCTCTTCAACCAGCTGCTGGTGGACGTGCACCGCACGGGCCGCATCCAGATGTCCGTGCCGGGCATGGCGGACATGGACGAGGCGGTGCCGGACCTGAAGGGCTCGTACGACTACCTGGGGCTCAACTACTACTCGCGGGACATGGTGCGTGCGGACTTCAGCAGTCCCACGCTGTCTCGCCAGTACGTGGCCGAGGGACGGCCGGTGAACGACCTGGGCTGGGACGTCTACCCCGAGGGCCTCTATCAGGCCCTCAAGCGCTACGGGCGCGCGGGCCTTCCCATCTACATCACCGAGAACGGCATGGCGGACGGGAAGGGGGATCGCCGGCCCGGCTTCCTGCGCGAGCACTTCGAGGCGCTGGTGCGCGCGGCCCACGAGGGCGTGGACGTGCGCGGCTACTTCCACTGGTCCCTCCTGGACAACTTCGAGTGGGCGGAGGGCTACGAGCCGCGCTTCGGACTGTACCGGGTGGACTACGGCAACCCGGACAGGCCGCGGGTGCCGACTGCGGCGGTGGCCACCTTCCAGGAGCTGGCGCGCGGCCTGGGACTGAGCCCCCAGGCGCGCACGGACGACGCGGCCTAG
- a CDS encoding MFS transporter has product MEVTAAVLPQESKRLGTLEQLYLTFFWFSSNVHWGAILTILVQSQVLVMVGDESKGAGVGTAIAIGSITGILVPPLLGTWSDRVRLRMGRRRPFMVVGTALNLVALVGMATFPFLKTDSLWGFTGAYWLYVGAYLMANFANNVATAPYTALMPDVVPPEQRGSVAGWYGLMTLLGNGVGMGLASSMVSQQASLGEFQGQIYRVYLIIGFILVVGVLITVLGTREQPLTTQPKPFEWGSFLSGFVAPFRSLDFRWVFLTRMLMSMGVFSVQSFLMFYLRDVVKEFSVFGRPLATTPELAVLGVLGLLLVLALPSTVIAGKLSDRYGRKRVVYVAGGIQAVVAAGFIFNDNYLAALFIGALFGVGYGAYESVNWALATDVLPDVDDAAKDMGIWHMALTVPQFLATPIAGWLLDTFNAFGKPGGRPTLGYTVIFSVAIVYFALGTVFVARVKKAR; this is encoded by the coding sequence TTGGAAGTCACGGCCGCGGTGCTACCCCAGGAGTCCAAACGGCTGGGCACGCTGGAGCAGCTCTATCTGACGTTCTTCTGGTTCTCCAGCAACGTGCACTGGGGGGCCATCCTCACCATCCTGGTGCAGTCCCAGGTGCTCGTCATGGTGGGGGACGAGTCCAAGGGGGCCGGGGTGGGGACGGCGATCGCCATCGGCTCCATCACCGGCATCCTCGTGCCGCCCCTGCTGGGCACCTGGAGTGATCGGGTGCGGCTGCGCATGGGACGGCGGCGGCCCTTCATGGTGGTGGGCACGGCGCTCAACCTGGTGGCGCTGGTGGGCATGGCCACCTTCCCCTTCCTCAAGACGGACAGTCTGTGGGGTTTCACCGGCGCGTACTGGTTGTACGTGGGGGCCTACCTCATGGCCAACTTCGCCAACAACGTCGCCACGGCGCCCTACACGGCCCTCATGCCGGACGTGGTGCCCCCGGAGCAGCGTGGCTCCGTGGCCGGGTGGTACGGGTTGATGACGCTGCTTGGCAATGGCGTGGGCATGGGCCTCGCCAGCTCCATGGTGAGCCAGCAGGCCTCCCTGGGTGAGTTCCAGGGGCAGATCTACCGCGTCTACCTGATCATCGGTTTCATCCTGGTGGTGGGCGTGCTCATCACCGTGCTGGGCACGCGCGAGCAGCCGCTCACCACCCAGCCCAAGCCCTTTGAATGGGGCTCGTTCCTCAGCGGCTTCGTGGCGCCGTTCCGCTCGCTGGACTTCCGCTGGGTGTTCCTCACCCGGATGCTGATGTCGATGGGCGTGTTCAGCGTCCAGAGCTTCCTCATGTTCTACCTGCGGGACGTGGTGAAGGAGTTCTCGGTGTTCGGCCGCCCGCTGGCCACGACGCCGGAGCTGGCCGTGCTGGGCGTGTTGGGCCTGCTGCTCGTGTTGGCCCTGCCCAGCACGGTGATCGCCGGAAAGCTCTCGGACCGGTACGGGCGCAAGCGGGTGGTCTACGTCGCCGGAGGCATCCAGGCGGTGGTGGCCGCGGGCTTCATCTTCAACGACAACTACCTGGCGGCGCTGTTCATCGGCGCCCTGTTCGGCGTGGGCTACGGGGCCTACGAGAGCGTGAACTGGGCGCTGGCCACGGACGTGCTGCCGGACGTGGACGACGCGGCGAAGGACATGGGCATCTGGCACATGGCGCTGACGGTGCCGCAGTTCCTGGCCACTCCCATCGCCGGGTGGCTGCTGGACACCTTCAATGCCTTCGGGAAGCCGGGCGGCCGGCCCACGCTGGGCTATACCGTCATCTTCTCCGTGGCCATCGTCTACTTCGCGCTGGG